GTAAATTTGTTCTTGACTGTAAGTTCTGCTGTCAAAGTGTAACCTTGTGCACTTGTTGACTGCCAGTTGCTGTATAGTGTGCATCAGTTCTTGGACTGCTTCAGCCTTCTAAGTAGCCTTATTTAATCACTGGTAGAGGTTGGGAAATGTATTTGCAGCCTGTCAGGCACCATCCTCTTTTGAGGTTTATCCCATTCTCCAAACGCATCGAGGTCCTTCTCTTGTAAGGCCACTTACCAAGAAGGTGGGCTGAGGCATGGCATAATTTTTCCTTGGATAGAGCAGCCCTTATTTTTActgctgcctttccctgtgCTGTACCTTAGAATTCTGGGGGTGCCAGAAACTTGCTTTTGGGAGCTAAAAGCACAGCCATCTGCCCGGGGAGCAAGGGGATGATAGGGTTCCCTTCTTTTGAATGTTACATGTCCAAAGactttccctctccccccagaCTCTGAGGAGCACTgactggttgggtttttttttctcttctctacCTGCCAGCTCCATTTTAACTGTTCACTCAGTGGTTTGAGTTGCTTTAAACCAAGATGCTTTCAGCACTGAAGTCACTTTCATCCTGCTAGCAGTCTCTGTTCCTTGTTGCTAAACATATACATGCTTGTGCTAGCATGCAGCACCACGCGCTGCTTGCATCTTTGTCTTCTGACATATTTTGTTTCCTCATCCCATGTTGTGTTTCTCTTCATTCCCCTCCCCAACCTTGTTGCATTGCTTTTTCTAATCTCTGTACCAGTTATCCCATCATTCCTATTGGAGGCTTTATGGAAGGGAATGAGGATAGGTCAGTAGTTTGCTGCTTTCCCACATAATTGATagttcacttttttctttttaataaaaaattcgTGTCAGTACCCTGCACCTCAGATTCCTGGATTGTGCTGCTGGAGTCAGGGAATGGAGGAGTTACAATCTGATTCTAGCTACAAGCTTGTTTACAACTTGTGTTGGAGTtaagaggggagggggaagaggaggagtagaaggagggggaaggaagatCATATGATCTGTTTTCCAGAGTGCCTGTCCtctgcagttctgctgcagCCTCGGTTCTGTGTACCCGTATATACAGCTCTGAGTGCGCGCGCGCACGTGGCAGACTGAAccatgggttgtttttttttatatgcagtGTTTTGCCACTGCAGCGAAGCCAGAAACtgaactgcagagaaaaaggCAACACCCACCAGTTTGGCTGTTTTTCTAAAGcaaatccttttattttttttttcttctgcccaTGAAAAGCAATccaatggcttttttttcccctttcttgtgttattatttttcttaaatttgtaGAATGAGTGCCAGAATCCCTGCAGCTGGGAGGAAACCTTCCTCTGTTCAACAGTATCTTGGCATTGACAGCTTACTGCCAGGTTGCTGCAGGAGGCTTCAgcaaaggagggagggaaggatcAGGTGATTATGAAGACATGGCTGTTCTTAACTCTGATATACAGTGCACGTAGGGATACCTGAATTTCATCATTTTGTTTCTCCCTTTTACAAAAGAACTGTACTTTCATTTCTAGATCTGTTCTCCAGGAATGCCCCTCTAATTCATACCTTTCTTCTACCTAATGGAGAGATGAAAGGGAAAAGTATTTCCAAACCACCTCCCCTGTGTACATACGTGCATGCGACACATGTCCTCATGCACAGCCTGCACTTCAACGAGAAACATAAAGGTCCTGAAATGCTTTCCCCCTGTTTAAAGGCGCTGATACAAATGCACCCTTACATACTTGAGTGTGGCTGTTTTCTGGCTCTCCTCCCCAGGGGATGGGAGGGTCTTTGCTTCCAGGCCCTGGACCTCACATTCCAGGGAAATTAATGTTCTGAGGCATTCAGGGTTTCAGACTTGCTTTCTTGCCTTTGAGTTTGTATGGTAGAGACATGCCACCTTTCCTTTAGAAGCAAACATGCCACGGGGACCACCTTGTGATCCATTACGCCTTCTACAGTGGGAGGTTTTGGGTTCTTCTCCCTGGTATTAAGTGCAGCTGTTCTTCCTGGGAAGTGGTTTTGGCGTTGTCTTCTTGGTGGGCTCAGTCCTTTACTGAGCATCTGACTCCTGTCACAGCTCTCTGGCAACTGAGGAGGGAGATGGGGCAGTGAGTGACACTGTTCACAGGCTACTTCTAAAGCATCAAGCTTATTTTGAGTAGTTTTGGTAGCCCTGACCACAGTGCAGATGGGTTCCTCCTGTGCTGGTACAGAAACACTGATGACCTCTGCTAACTACAAATAACCTGCAGGGGGAGTCGAGTAAGAGAAACAGTTGGAAAGCCGCCATCAACTTGCCTCAGGGCTCAGATCTAAACATGTTTAGTTGAATGCCAACGGTGGAGAAAAATTAAACTCTTCTTAAATGAATACTTTCAGCTCCAGTGATTAGAGGTAATTAATAATGCAGGTGAGGAAGCATACTTACTCCTTGAGCACTCTAAATTAAGAGAGACctatttttcagaaagctgtatCAGATCATGTCTCATTGTTCCATGGGGTTTGAGGGAGTGCTGAGGATAAGACCTGTTTAGGATTGACTTAAAATCAGTTTCAGAGTGTCCGTACAGGCTTTGCAAACAGCGTGGAGGGGGCTCTGAGAAGGGAAAGTCTTTCTTGTTCTCCCACAAAGATCTGCTTGAAGCTCGGCCCTTCGTGTTCTGGGAAAGGAAGGTGGTGTCTGTGGGAAGTTCGGGAGGGAATGGCTGAGATTCCTCAGAGCTCTCACAATGTTGTGGCAGGCCCCACCGACCCTTGTGAAGACAGTATCCAGGGCCATAATGCACTGGTAACAGGCCTGCAGAGAGAATACTTCATTAAAGTACTGTTTACTTTATATGCCTTGTGTTTGTCTTCAGATACAGCACATGGGAGCCAGAGGATCATATCTTGGACCCTCGCCTGGTAGTGGCTTATGAAGAAAAGTAAGGGCGCATgttctttctctccctgcacacaagaaaaggaaatagtGCCTATTTCACAGTGTGCATAAAGTGCCCATGCTGTCCCTACTTCAAAGATGAGATCCTGCATGACCTCTGTACCCTGATGTTGGCTTAGGTGGACAAAAAAGTGTTAAAGCAGCTTTGATTAGCACTGTTTAAGAAACAACGCCAAGAACAAGCAGCGCTAAGCCAAACAGCAATCAGTTTTAGGTTTTAATCAGGTCCAGGGCTGGACTGGAGTGATGAGAGGTGATAAGTTTCTTTAAACACACCCTTGATCAGCTAAGTCAGAGAAATTCCCTTATTGCAAGGCTTTCACTCCTACCAGAAGTGATTCTGGAATGTTTTCAAAGCCCAGTGGTCACCATTGggttttaatgaaagaaatgagggagctgtgctgcaaaAGGTAGATGTCCTGTGGTATTTAGTACTTGGTGTGATTTGTGTTCCTCTTTCGCAGGGAAGAGAGAGACCGTGCATCAGGGTACAGGAAAAGAGGCCCCAAACCAAAGCGTCTCCTACTGCAGGTAGCCTCTTGCTCTTCTGTGTATTTCTAACTCGTTAGCTGCTCGCAGGGAGGTGGAAACCGTCCATTTGCTGTTGGATGGACAAAATGGGTGGTAACAGGCCAACACAACATGATATCAGTTGGTAGGCAACTAGATCTAACCTGTTAGCTGAAGAGCCAGCTAACTTGtctttaaaaaccaaagcagctcctcccccaaaaaaaacccaacaaactaaCAACAGCTCTTGCTGTCTGTAACTAGGGTTTTAGAAACTTTGGGCCTGGCTGGTTGCAGGTTACCTGTTTTTTGTGCTCTTTTAATTTCATGTTGGGCTTGGACTTCCCATCATGTTAAAGGTAGCCACTGGTTGGAAGCAGAGTTCCAGCATGCTTTTACTGTTGTCGAGCAAAACATCCAATCCTAGGAAGTCCCTGTTAGGAAGAGCTTAGACGGCAGTTGAAGAGGTGAGAGAAGCAGTGTGCTAAAAGCAGCACAACTTACCCTACTCATCTATATGTTCAGGGACTGAACAAAAAATAACTTCCTGGCTCCCAGGTGGGAGCCCTGACTGTATTATCAGATTTCTGCTCTCACCCTTGCTGCCCTGATGTCTTGGCAGCGGCTGTATGGCATGGACTTGAGGAGTGCCCacaagggaaaggagaagcttTGCTTCTCTCTTGCACGGAGGTTTGGAGGAGGAGACAGCAGCCTGCCAGGGGCCAAGCCAGGGCAGGCAGAGTTCTCAGAGAAGACTGGGGGAGCGGTCCTGCCATTCTCTCTTCGAAAGCAGCGCAAAAACCAGAAGTACCTGCGACTGTCAAGGAAGAAGTTCCCCCGCATCTCGAGCCTGGAGAGCCGAAACTGCAGGCGTGAGTTCTTCCTGAATGATGCAGTGGGCCTAGAGGCCAGGCAGGGCCCTGAGGACTGGGAGGCTATGCAGCACACCAGCAAAGAAGGTAAGGCCAGACACGCCTTGGCTGTGAAGTTTGTGGCATAAGAAGGATGCTCTGCATGCTTCCTCCTTGCTTGCCTCATCCTGGGATTATGGTTTAGGTCAGATCAGAGCAGCTTTCACTGGCTCACAATGTGGCACTCTTGTCTGCAAGTTCCTTTCTTGTTTGGATGAATAGCACAGGTTAATCTGCTTTTTGGTGCTGCCTCTCTGTAGACTTATATCAGTGATGCCCCTCACAGGGTTGGAAAACGTGGAAGATACTGCAAGTTACGCCTCTCTGACAGTTTCCTCACAGCAGAGGTGACATGCAGGTGTGGTAGTATTGAGCTCTGCCTCTGTCTGTCCATCCACGTGTTTTCAGCTTGCTGCCCTGCTAAAAGGAGCTTGGCTGGCAGTGGACAGGCTTGGGCACCAGCACTCTTCTCACAGTGCTGCTCTCAGGAACATACAGGAATGCCGCTAGGAAGCCATAGTGCATTCCTCTGacccctcctttctttcctctccacaCCCCATGTCCTCTAAAATTCCTTGCTATAGAGCTATGTGAGAGGGGATGAGAGAGATGAAGTGAGGATGGTAAATCTTGCTTGATCCCACTGAGTAGGCAGCATGAATGTAGGCATGGGAGATGTCCAAGCACATTTGGCATTTTGGGGAGGGATACCAGCATCTCGTTCAGGAGGGCTGTGGGATGCATGCgtagttctgagttaccagGGAAACTCTACCCCTGCATTATTAGAGTTTCTGAAGGCGTAGCTTTCCTGAGGAGTTGAAAACAGGGCTTGTGCTGGTTGTAGTAGCTAACGGAATCCTGCTACACCTTGCTAGGAGTTGCTGGATTATGCAGGATTTTGGGGAGAGGGCATTGTTCTGGGAATCAGAACTATGGCCTCCCTTCTGAGAGGGACTTGTccaggaaggcagcagtgagGGTAGCACAGAGGAGCCCAGTGTTGCGTCATGGCAACAAGCAGATGTGTGGGGCTTCTTCACCCTTAGAAGCACTGGGCTCTAAAGCACTTGGGGAGTAGAAGAATGGACAGCagtacagaaatgtttttgctCTCCCCTTGATGCACAGCCTGCATGGAATTTCAGTTATTGTTAGGGGGGACTGGGCTCTTTCTGAAGTGAAAGTAGGCACCCCAGGTATTTGAGACAGAGGCCAGGAAATAAACCCTTAAGGGGCCCTCATTCCTTTCTCAACTTGGGACAGCAAGGTATATAGTACAGGTATAGTGACGGGGAGaggatgttttcctttctctataTTTTTGTGGCTGCCTTTGGGGGTTGGGAAGAAGCGAGGCTTTGGGTGGCAGAGGGACTGATAATTATTCTTAGAGTGAGAAGGTGCAAGGATGCTTGGCTTTCTTATGTGGAGATATCTGGGAGCAAAGGAGGGATgcgagaaagggagagagaccTCTCTGTGAAACAGTATTGATGGATTTTTGGGAGAATGGCACAGGCTGCATTGCAGGTGCAGTACAAGGAAGACGCTCCATTTTGGCTCCCTTTGACTCCGCATAGGAATATCTGAAGAGCGTGTGTAAGAGTGtgtgatttttttacttttcagcaGGGAAGGGCATTTACAAGCAGGTGAGCTCACACCTGGATGAGTGTGCTTTGCTGACACAGAGCCAGATTAGGGGCTGAGATGGAGTGAGAGTTCTCAGGGAACTGTACAAGGTTAAATGAGCTGTGTGGTGTTACAGGGTCTTTTGACCTTTGTGTAGGTTGCTCCAATGCTCCTGTGTGTCTGGAAacctttgcttctctttcccattATATCCTGCAGTGATCCTCCATTTTCCCTTAGCCTCTGAGGGGAGGGCTTCCCCATGCTCTTTCTTGCCTTGTACATGCAGACTTGGTACTGGCTGGTTTCACCCACTGTTTGTCAGAAAGGAGACCCCTTTTCaatccttcccttccctctcttcttcctccttccttgtcCATcaccctctctctctctcccactAACATGCTCTTATCTGCCTCTCCTTCTGCAGCAGATGTGGATGGCAGTCTCCCTTGGATTCCCACTGTGCCCCCCAGCGAAGTGACAGTGACAGACATCACAGCAAACTCCATTACCGTCACTTTCAGAGAAGCACAAGTGGCTGAGGGCTTCTTCCGAGACCGGAGCGCGCAGTTCTGAATCTCCATTTTCAGTGCTCCCCAAAACCAGTGCTTTGAGGGTGGGGCTATAGGGAAGGGTTATTTTAtcccttaagaaaaaaacaaatccaaaatgTCTCCTCTTAAAATGTTTACACAGACCTTCTTTTTTCCtcgcttttccttttctccctttcagaTACGCAAAAAAGGGCAGTGTAGGGAGTGTGTTTGTCATTGCTTTGTCCAGCTGAAAACCTGACAGCCCTTTCCTTGGCAAAGACTACCCTCCTAGATGTAAAAGGAGCAAGCTGAACAATTTGCCTTTTATCCTGTCAAGTGGTGGCAGCTGCATTTGTGGGGAGAGGGCATGTGGAGGTGGAAAGAGAGCTGGGTCTCTATCCTGCGCCTTGCTCTGCAATTGATAGCCCTTGGATAAAGATTCTTCTCTGTGTGTTGCTCTtcccaccttcctcctccctctcttcctgcagcagtgaGAGGCGATGGATCCTACCTGGGTAGATAACTCCAGCCTGAGTTCTCTCCTGTGGCCTGCTGTTAGGACTTCAGAACCATATTTGCCTGCCTGTGGCAAGTCAGTCCTTGCAGCACAGGTCCGTACAGACTGCAGAGGTTTCTCCCTTTGATTGTTGATCATGTGGAAAGACTGAAGTGCATCTCTGCAATCTAGATTGGTGAGGTACATTCAGTTTGCTCTCATTAAAGGCTCAGAAGCCCAGCGCAGTCGAGACATACCGTTCTGGATATGCTAAACAGGATTTCCaggctcagctctgcagtgtgAGGAATGCGTTACGGAAAGTGGGGTGTTCTTGCCCTTTGCCAAATTCAGTATTAATCACAAATGCTGCCCTGAATGTATGGCTATAAGCTGGTTGAAAACTGACTCCTCTCCCCTGGGAGGAGGGGCTAATAGGACAACCAAAGCGttgcctggcactgcagagaTATATGAGATACTGGCACAGGCCCAGGACACAGGAGTTGGACAGGACTGAGCTAGAAATGGACCTTGATTAGAAGAAAATTCTGTTCTTGGATCCCATTGAGAGATCCAAGGTAAACAACATGTGGGGAAGGCATGTATTAGAtttgaggaggggaaaaaattctTAGCAATGAGAATTCTTGGATTGTACTGCCCGAGTAATATTCTTCCGTGGCTCCAGTCTCCTCACAGTATCTGTAATCCTGTACTGCTTTACTGATAGGAACTTCCCCTTGGAAGGCTTAAAAATCTTTGCCAAGGAAAGTGGTTTCAATAGGCCCTGCCTGATCTTGCACTTAAAAATGTCTTGTGCTGGACTGCCTGTGACACTTGGAGGTGTGTGAAGAATTGCTGTATTTTGAGTTGGTAGTTTAGCATAGCATCTGTTCTTGCACATGCATGTTCTCTTCAatttttttgaaagcaaattttatttaaataacttagatttttaaatacagacCTTTTCctatggaaagaaagaaaagtaggCTAGAATCTAAGGTGGGAACTGCAGGACAGAGTGCTGCAAGGTAACACTGGCTACCTTCATGATTAGTGTCCTttaaattctttgttttctctccctgcccctcccgaagcatctcttacctgctgtATTTATTCTAAATGAAGCTATGAGCCTTCTGAGCTCTGAAGTAAAGACACCCATGGAAATCCTCCCTGTGTTCCTTTGAAGGGTTTGGCTGTTGGCCTGCAGAATTTGGGAGCTCCAGGGCTTCCAGTCCTAGAAACACCTGCTTTTTGCAAAGTGCTTGGACTGCCGCCATGGTTTTTATTAGAAGTAGGCTTTACCTCAGATAAGATATAGCAGCTCAGTGTAGACTCAGGATCTCCCCTTCATCTCAAAGCTCTTTTGAGCAGGCCTGTCTTTCGCTGTGTCACAGCAGTTTCAGGACCACTGGGAAGATCTTGACTTTCTGGATGAACCTTCTGTCTCCCAAGTGACACAGGAGTTTTATTATGGAGAAATCTGGAAGGGTGAGAAGTGGAAGCTGGCAGGGGGAGGAATTATGTAGTGGGAGGAAGAGTAAGTGGGAAGGAAGCCTTCAAGAGCTAGCAAGGGCAAATCGATGAGGTAAGCATATAGGTTGAGGATGTTAGTTGAATGTGGGTGTCCAGCACGAGGCTTCTGTATCTGGAGTTGCACCCACTTTTGCAGGTTGTGGGGTCAGACAGTGTTGTCATCACTTCCTACAGCCCCCCTCTTCCCAACACCTGCCAAATGCTCTGAATAACTGCAACTCTCTCTTGTTGTCACCAGTGGGGACACCACACAGCTGAGCCCTATCTTCAGGGTTGTAGCAGGTAGTTacagctgcagaagcaaaatattttagcttatttttaaaaaaactctTGAACTCCAGCTCATCCTGCTAAATATTCATGGCTTTTATAGGATCTGGTTTCTTTACTCTAATGCAGCTACTGCTGCTTTAGtcctgtcttcatctctgtacAAATACACCAAAAAGCTTCCTATTTACTAAGGTTCCTGGCTTCAGCTGATATGGGAAGTGATCTCAATCCTGTGGTAGGGAAGAGCTTGTTCTAATAAACTGGATTTCAGagtcatagaatgatttgggttggaagggatcttaaagattccagccccttgccatgggcaggggcaccttccactagaccaggttgctccaagccctgtccatcctggccttgaaccctgccagggatggggcagccacagcttctctgggcaacctgtgccagggcctcagcactctcacagggaagaatttcttcctttaatcTGAAAGCCCCTTCTTCCactttaaagaaatttttcgtcttctgcttttctctgcgCTCACCATCTGAGACTTCTCCACCTTTTGTTTTGGCATTTCtctttaaacatcttttcttcGTCTTGCAGTGGAGTCTTCAAAGACCCGTGGTGGTCTTTCAAAGAGAATCCACCCACAGCTTCATATCTGAATCATTTTTTGGATCAGTCTAGCTCGTGTTCTGCTGGTGACTAATCATCTCACCACATGAAGTTTGTACAAAGTACCTGGCTGCCACGCTACTTTGTGTACAGGTCAGTGAGGAGTTAACCCTCATCAGGTTAAGATGCAACAAGCTGCATGTGCGTGGGTTTGGTTTGTGAGTGTGAGGAGGAGTTTGTGGTAGGAAACTAAGCAGTTACTGTGTTGGGTTGgactttttggttttgcattctTGAATTCTTGCTTATCTTAAAGatctgagatttttcttttcatatgttTAAAATGTGGCTCTGTTCCATATTGTCTGGTGACATATTATCATAAACTTCCTTAGTAGAGCTGGTCTTCAGGGacttaaaaaaatacctttattcATTTCTGCACGTGTAGAGAGGTATGGGGGTTCTACTTGTGATGGCAAGAGAGGTTCTCTGGGTTTACTTGTTTCTTCTCTCCAACACCATCCATCTGCCATTTCAACCCAAAATATGAAAATTGAGTTGGGACCTCTTGGGCTAAGATGAAAATCAgatgctgtgctcagagctTTGTTAAGCATTCTGTTTGATTAGAAGAGCCAGAATAGCATCCAGCAGAAGCTCAGTTTAATAATTCTATTTGAAGCACAAGCCAAGAATAGAAATGGGTTAACTCTCCCACATCTCGTTTGGCTCCATggctgtaaaacagaaaatcaaactTCAGCCAGTGGAAATGGCTGAACTGCATTCAAGAAACAAACTTCTTGATGAAGAACTGTCCTAATAGTCATACTTTGAACTGTTTCCATGTAAGAATTTATCAGCAACACTTGGGGGACAGAAGATTTTCTTTCATAGATCTTCTCACAGTGAACTtgctgtatatatatatatgacagAACTGAGGAGCTTGTGAGGCAGGAAAATCTTTCTTgttaaaactgtgtttaaaaaccaaaaataatagTGGAAAGGACTGCCTCTGTTCCTGGATGGTTGTAAACTAGATGTTAGTGCTCTGATATATGTGATGCTTTGGAACAGCAAGTTTCAACACATAAATAGTGGCATTAAGTAGCCTTGAAGCTCCTGCATGCTTCTTACTGTCTTGCACTTGCTTGGGGGCCCTTCTGCTTGTGAAGTCAGAccaaggtggggtttttttgtttggtttggggatttgggggttttaatttttggggttttttttttctttctttttcaagcaAGGTCAGGATGTTACTGTGAGAACACCCAAAAGCAGTTCCATTTGCCAAAATAAGCTCAAATTTGTTAGTGAATTGACCCTTGCTTATGTCAGACCCTCAGACAGAAAGAAGCTTATTGATAAATGAATGgcgctttttttgttgttagtgTTGTGAAAGTGTCCAGAATTGTTCTTCTGGTGTTTTGTGACTGAATGTATAAAATTGTTTGTTCACCTCATGGGGGGGCCTTGGCCCCGGTACTGTTTCCTGCTGCATGCCAGTGCTGTTTGATGGTTTCACTGGAACAGAGATAGGAAGCCTCGCACAGGACAGAAAATAGGCAGGATAGCTCACGCAAAGACCCTTGGCGATAGCCACAACAGAGGCTGGGGTGTGGATGACAGCCGTGAGCACTGTCAGCCACATCGATGTATTTGAGCAAAGCTAAATCTACCACCACCTCTCCaccccttcctcttctctcaAGCTTTAAGTTTGTGCTTTCTGAAGCAGGGGCAGTACAAAACCTTCCTTTTCAAAAGCTAATAGGTATCTACCCATCTTCTGTTCGCCCTTGCTTACCTGCAACCTCAGGAAAAGAGGGTAGTGGGCCTTTCTAGGAAGACAGTAGGGGCAGCTGCTAGtcaaggaagggagggaagaaaggagctGCCTCAGAGTTGCTCCTGCTGGGTGGTTGAGGACCAGCCTGTGGGTGGGCTGGCATGAGAAAGAAGGCATGTTAAAAGTGCAAAGACCTTATAGTGAAGCTGATCCCTTGCGTCAGTGGGTGGATGCCTCTCGGAGTTCTGAGTTGGTCCTGTAGAGAGGAGGTGGTCAGTGCTGCATTTATATATCCATCTTTTAGCATCTGGGAAAGCAAGGGAGATGTGTACATCTGCCTGTTAACAGCTCGCACAGGGAATGTACAGCGTTGGCACATACAGGTAAAGGGAACACATTGGTTTTGCCATGCTTGTTGTAAAACAGTTTTCCCAGGGGTGTGGTAAACTTGTTTTGAGACAATAGCTTTTGATCAAGAGACCATGTTGTCCTCTGCCTGCTGAGCTTCCTGTCCTCGCAGAGAAAGGTGAACCTTCTGGGTGTGGAACCATGTGGTCAGACCCTCCAGATCCTCTCCTGTAACAGGCACTTCCTGGAGTGGTGACCCCTTTTGCTCTTCCATCTCTTTCCCTTGCACCCTTAATTTCTTAAAGTGCAGTGGCTTAGCAGGGAGCAGGTGGGTGATGATCCCCAGCTGACCGGGAGCTGGAGGGAGAAGCAGAGCACCGTGGGAGCGCATAATGGCTGGCAGGAGGAGATGGGTTGCCACCGAGCTGGGATGGGGTACAAGCTTTGGTCCTGAGgttgttttcatttgctctgCAAAGACACCAGGGGCTCTTGTCTGAGAGTACAGGTCAGATTTGGAACAGGAAAGCTCCCAAGACCGGTCAGAACCTCTACCAGTTTATCTTGTTACTGGGGCACTGGGAGGGGGattttggaggaggaggaagaagtggaaagcctttattattattttttaaccaGGAATTGTAGTGTCAGCACGAAGAAGCTTTTTTGCAAACCTGTCAAATATTAAgcagcttttttaatttttgttcttgttgctTTTAAATCTGAAGTATGTTTTGAAGCACTTTGGAAATGCAAAGCACTAGGAGTGCTAAGTACTCCTTATTGTCTGCCTAAAAGTGGCgtt
The sequence above is a segment of the Lathamus discolor isolate bLatDis1 chromosome 1, bLatDis1.hap1, whole genome shotgun sequence genome. Coding sequences within it:
- the CBX7 gene encoding chromobox protein homolog 7 isoform X3, with the translated sequence MELSAIGEQVFAVESIRKKRVRKGKVEYLVKWKGWPPKYSTWEPEDHILDPRLVVAYEEKEERDRASGYRKRGPKPKRLLLQRKNQKYLRLSRKKFPRISSLESRNCRREFFLNDAVGLEARQGPEDWEAMQHTSKEADVDGSLPWIPTVPPSEVTVTDITANSITVTFREAQVAEGFFRDRSAQF
- the CBX7 gene encoding chromobox protein homolog 7 isoform X2 codes for the protein MELSAIGEQVFAVESIRKKRVRKGKVEYLVKWKGWPPKYSTWEPEDHILDPRLVVAYEEKEERDRASGYRKRGPKPKRLLLQRLYGMDLRSAHKGKEKLCFSLARRFGGGDSSLPGAKPGQAEFSEKTGGAVLPFSLRKQRKNQKYLRLSRKKFPRISSLESRNCRREFFLNDAVGLEARQGPEDWEAMQHTSKEDVDGSLPWIPTVPPSEVTVTDITANSITVTFREAQVAEGFFRDRSAQF
- the CBX7 gene encoding chromobox protein homolog 7 isoform X1 codes for the protein MELSAIGEQVFAVESIRKKRVRKGKVEYLVKWKGWPPKYSTWEPEDHILDPRLVVAYEEKEERDRASGYRKRGPKPKRLLLQRLYGMDLRSAHKGKEKLCFSLARRFGGGDSSLPGAKPGQAEFSEKTGGAVLPFSLRKQRKNQKYLRLSRKKFPRISSLESRNCRREFFLNDAVGLEARQGPEDWEAMQHTSKEADVDGSLPWIPTVPPSEVTVTDITANSITVTFREAQVAEGFFRDRSAQF